The following nucleotide sequence is from Streptomyces sp. HUAS CB01.
GTTGCCGCTCGTCGGCTCGACGATCGTGCCGCCCGGCTGGAGCTCACCGCTCTGCTCGGCGGCCTCGATCATGCGCAGGGCGATGCGGTCCTTCACCGACCCGCCGGGGTTGAAGTACTCGACCTTGGCGAGGACGGTCGCCTGAATGCCCGCGGTCACGCTGTTCAGCTTCAACAGCGGGGTATTGCCAACCAGACTGATCATCGAGTCGTGGAATTGCACCGTAAGTCTCCGGGATCTCCGTAGTGGTTCCGTCAGCGTATGCGCATTCGGCGCGAGATTGGGCGACGGCCGTTACGGGGCAGTTAGCTCATGGACGACTGCACGGCTACGAGGAGGTGGCTGGGACTGTGTCGAGGGCGAGGGTGGCGCGGCGCATCGCGGCGGGCGCGGCATACGGCGGCGGCGGGATCGGTCTGCTCGGAGCTGCGGCGGTGACTCTTCTGCTGGCCGAGGTGCAGCTGGCAAAAAGATCGGTGGGGGGCGGCACGGCACCCTTTCCCCCGGGGGCGGACGGCATCTACGGCACGGCCTTCGGGCTCTCCGGGCCGCTGCGGCTGGTCCTGCTGGGGGACTCGACGGCCGCCGGGCAGGGCGTGCGCCGGGCGGGACAGACGCCGGGGGCGCTGCTCGCCTCGGGCCTCGCGGCCGTGGCCGAGCGCCCGGTGGAGCTGATGAACGTGGCCCAGCCCGGTGCGCGCTCCGACGACCTGGAACGGCAGGTGGGTCTGGCCCTGCGGGACCCGTCCCGGGTGCCGGACGTCTGCGTGATCATGATCGGGGCGAACGACGTGACGCACCGGATGCCCCCGACGCAGTCGGTGCGGTACCTGTCGGCCGCGGTGCGGCGGCTGCGGACGGCGGGCGCGGAGGTGGTGGTGGGCACCTGCCCGGATCTCGGCACCATCGAGCCGGTGTACCAGCCGCTGCGCTGGCTCGCCCGCCGGGTCTCCCGGCAGCTCGCGGCGGCGCAGACGATCGGCGCGGTGGAGCAGGGCGGTCGTACCGTCTCGCTGGGCGACCTGCTGGGCCCGGAGTTCGCGGCGAACCCCCGCGAGCTGTTCGGCCCGGACAACTACCACCCCTCGGCGGAGGGGTACGCCACGGCGGCGATGGCGGTCCTGCCGACGCTGTGCGCGGCGCTCGGCCTGTGGCCGGAGACGGACAGGCTGGACGCAGACCGCCGCGAGGGCATGCTGCCGGTCGCCAAGGCCGCGGCGGAGGCGGCGAGCGAGGCCGGCACCGAGGTCACGGGCGCCCGCGCCCCATGGGCCCTGCTCAAGCACCGCAGGCGCCGCCGCCTGCCGGTCCCGACGGAGCCCACACCCTCGGGAGCCCCGGCCGCGGAGGTGCGGGGACGAGCAGCGGAGTGAGGGCGCGGCCCCCGCGCCCGACCCGGCCCGGATCCGCGCCTGCGGGTCCGGGTCCCCTCCCCGCGGCGACTCCTGCCGTAAGCGAGCGCTTAGAAAAGAGGCCCGCATCACACGGTCCGTACGGTGACCCGCGCGATACGTAGGGGTAACTTCCCCATCAGACG
It contains:
- a CDS encoding SGNH/GDSL hydrolase family protein, giving the protein MARRIAAGAAYGGGGIGLLGAAAVTLLLAEVQLAKRSVGGGTAPFPPGADGIYGTAFGLSGPLRLVLLGDSTAAGQGVRRAGQTPGALLASGLAAVAERPVELMNVAQPGARSDDLERQVGLALRDPSRVPDVCVIMIGANDVTHRMPPTQSVRYLSAAVRRLRTAGAEVVVGTCPDLGTIEPVYQPLRWLARRVSRQLAAAQTIGAVEQGGRTVSLGDLLGPEFAANPRELFGPDNYHPSAEGYATAAMAVLPTLCAALGLWPETDRLDADRREGMLPVAKAAAEAASEAGTEVTGARAPWALLKHRRRRRLPVPTEPTPSGAPAAEVRGRAAE